In the Ficedula albicollis isolate OC2 linkage group LGE22, FicAlb1.5, whole genome shotgun sequence genome, GGAACTCCTCGGGCAGTTTCCTCTTGGGCAGCCCCTGCGGCTGCAGGCGCTCCCCAAAGCCCGCCCGGATGTCCAGGCTGCCCCCACATTTGTGCTGGCTGACGTGGTAGCGGTAGGCAGCTTCCAGCTTGAAGCTCTGGCTGCAGAAGTGGCACTGGAAAAGAGCCTCCTCCGCGTGCTGGTGCACGGCCAGgtgcttctccagcagctgccgGTCCACGAAGCTGCTGGCACAGACGGAGCAGGAGAAGACGGAGATGCCCAGGTGGGACAGGGCGTGCCACATCAGGCTGCAGAGGCTCAGGTGCCGCTGGTCGCACACGCCGCACGTCTGGCTCTTCAGGTTCACGTGCTCCAGCAGGTGGTTCCGCACCGTGTGGAAATCTTTGGCCAAAGGCTTCCCGCAGGCAGCACAggccagctcagggctgggccctgccccaaacacagccaccTTCCCCGGCAGGGGGTCACTGGGGTGGACGACGACGTTGTTGTCGAAGACCCCGTCCCGCCGGTGCAGCGTCAGCTGCCACTGCGTGAAGAACTTGGTCTCGCACATGTcgcaggagaagaggaagatgcCGATGTGGGACAGCACGTGAGTGACCCTGGAGTTGCGGTCCTGGAAGTGGGTCTCACACACTTTGCAGTTCCCCGTGAGCAGGTCCACGTGGTCCCTGGCGTGCTGGCGGATCAGCTGGATGTTGGGCTCCAGCACCTTCTTGCACACCTGGCAGGGCATGGCCTTGCTGTCCCGGCTGTCGCTCTCAAAGGCCAGCTCCTCCTCGCTGTCATCGCTCAGCTCAATCACTTCCTCAGACGGGACCAGCTCTTCTCCAGCATCCTCAAAATGCAGCTCGGCCTCTCCCAAATCCTCCAGCTGGAGCTCATCCATCTGCTCGAATCCCTGCTCTTTGGAGTGGTCGCTGTTGCTGGGGCAGGAGTTGCTCCCCGTGGAGACATCCAGGGAGGGGTCAGTGGGGAAGAAGCTGCCCTTGCTGTAGTCACCATTGCTCTGGGCCTTGTactgggggcaggagctgccggTGGTCTGTGCCACGACATTCCCACCTTGCTGGACCCCCAGACCCGCGACAGGAGCAAACTGCCCCGGATCCGACTCCTGCTCTGTCTTAGGAGGCTGCTGTGGGTGCATCAGGGGAAGAGCCTGGCTGGCCTCACCCACAGGATTCCTGTCATCCTCTTTGTAGCCGCCTGCCACGTCCCCGTGCAGGAGGTAACTCCGCTCGGGGCCGAAGTGCTCCGCGCCGCTCCGGATGTCTCCCAAAGAGTGGCTCTGCTCCGAGGAGGTGCTGCTCAGCGGCCCAGCCCGGCCTTcccccacagccagggcaggctgctTGGTGATGGCCGAGCTCTCCAGGTCAGGGAAGGTGGAGTGACAAGCCTGCAGCAGATCCTCCATGCCCAGCCTCTCCGCCACCTCGTAGATGACACCCACGTTGATGAGGTCGGTGAAGAGCTCCGAGGTGTACACGAAGCTCAGGATCTTCTCAAAGTTGGCCGGCGTGATGAAATCCACCACGTAGGTCCTGGCAGCGTCCAGCCCCGTGTTGAGGAAGAGGTTCTGGAAGtaaccagcagcacaggccagCACGGCCTTGTGCGCGGCGAAGGAGCGGGAGCCCACCAGGATGGTGACGTCGCACATGGTCTCGGACAGCCGGCACTTGTTGAGTTCCTTCAGCAGGTTGTTGGGGTGGTTGGTGCTGTGCAGCTTGATCCTCATGCCCATCTTAGCAGCTGCTTAAGAGTTCCCTTCTCCTGGTCAGCTCGGCCTTCACGCCTTCATCGGTGGCGGGAGCAGGAACTGGCAGGGcaaggggctctgcagaggggaaatgcaaaataatgttGTTTAACAACCAAAGCAACACCATTCTGGTCATACCTCCCATTTTCAACCCTTTGAggagccacagagcagctgctcagctggagaTGAACTAAACTTGTCTTGTTACCTCACAGACCAACTTTCGGGTGGACGTGCAAAGCTGcaaagtcaaaacaaaaaaaatactgactCTCAGCAGCCTGAAGGTTCCATTGCTATtagggcagggacagagatcCTGCTGACTCTGAGACCCAACCAGAGTCTGTTCCAGACATCTCCCCTCTTCCCAAACTGGGGATGAGGCTCCTCTCCAAAGAGATGTCACtcaggatggacacagcagttGAATTTGCCTCTAggtctcctccagctgcagccacttcATTCCTTCACTTCAGATTCCACCTCTACCCACAAGGAGACTCCAGGCTGCCAGGTGGGATTCTCCGCATTCCAGCCTCCTGGATTCCCCTGGGATGGATTCCCCTGGGATTCCTTGTCCGCTCAAATGGAGCCTGCGGCACCTCTCAGATTCCCTGGCTGCCACCACACCTGTCCCACAGCACCGGCCGTTCTGCCCAGTGTCCTCCCAGCTTGTCCCACTGTCCTGCTCATGGAAGGCCCAACAGCTCTTGGGATGTCACAAACTTACCCAGGGAGCTCTATCCTTAATTGCCCTATTCCTAactccctgcctttccctgtcTGAGACAGGGAACAGCAAGCCCAGAAGGCGGCAAAAGGGGGAGTTTggagggggctggagctgcccctgccccactcCATGGAAAACCAAAGGGCCGGAGAACGGGAAGCGGAGGGATGGGGGAAACACCAAACACCACCGGCAGCTGGGGAGGGcgaggaggaggatgaagatgCCGCGGGGAAGGCTCTGGAAGGCAAACGCTCCCCAACCCAAAAAGCACCTGGGCAATTCGTGCggaggggatggggcaggggggaAAAGAGCGGGACAGAGGATGGGGGGCCGggggggcgcgggggggggggggggggggggggggggggggggggggggggggggggggggggggggggggggggggggggggggggggggggggggggggggggggggggggggggggggggggggggggggggggggggggggggggggggggggggggggggggggggggggggggggggggggggggggggggggggggggggggggggggggggggggggggggggggggggggggggggggggggggggggggggggggggggggggggggggggggggggggggggggggggggggggggggggggggggggggggggggggggggggggggggggggggggggggggggggggggggggggggggggggggggggggggggggggggggggggggggggggggggggggggggggggggggggggggggggggggggggggggggggggggggggggggggggggggggggggggggggggggggggggggggggggggggggggggggggggggggggggggggggggggggggggggggggggggggggggggggggggggggggggggggggggggggggggggggggggggggggggggggggggggggggggggggggggggggggggggggggggggggggggggggggggggggggggggggggggggggggggggggggggg is a window encoding:
- the ZBTB39 gene encoding zinc finger and BTB domain-containing protein 39 yields the protein MGMRIKLHSTNHPNNLLKELNKCRLSETMCDVTILVGSRSFAAHKAVLACAAGYFQNLFLNTGLDAARTYVVDFITPANFEKILSFVYTSELFTDLINVGVIYEVAERLGMEDLLQACHSTFPDLESSAITKQPALAVGEGRAGPLSSTSSEQSHSLGDIRSGAEHFGPERSYLLHGDVAGGYKEDDRNPVGEASQALPLMHPQQPPKTEQESDPGQFAPVAGLGVQQGGNVVAQTTGSSCPQYKAQSNGDYSKGSFFPTDPSLDVSTGSNSCPSNSDHSKEQGFEQMDELQLEDLGEAELHFEDAGEELVPSEEVIELSDDSEEELAFESDSRDSKAMPCQVCKKVLEPNIQLIRQHARDHVDLLTGNCKVCETHFQDRNSRVTHVLSHIGIFLFSCDMCETKFFTQWQLTLHRRDGVFDNNVVVHPSDPLPGKVAVFGAGPSPELACAACGKPLAKDFHTVRNHLLEHVNLKSQTCGVCDQRHLSLCSLMWHALSHLGISVFSCSVCASSFVDRQLLEKHLAVHQHAEEALFQCHFCSQSFKLEAAYRYHVSQHKCGGSLDIRAGFGERLQPQGLPKRKLPEEFLSEELALQSQPGNSKYSCKVCGKRFAHTSEFNYHRRIHTGEKPYQCKVCHKFFRGRSTIKCHLRTHSGALMYRCTVCGHYSSTLNLMSKHIGVHKGSLPPDFTIEQTFMYIIHSKEAEKNTDS